Proteins co-encoded in one Malus sylvestris chromosome 7, drMalSylv7.2, whole genome shotgun sequence genomic window:
- the LOC126628079 gene encoding uncharacterized protein LOC126628079, producing the protein MTMGREADEDVGGVGDRFKDAEALNRYKKNFRLCFLRTDRQEYLLSDFEDFGIPSVFESRGWLSVVGPAEPANVQIIQEFYSNIPPLPADRPFPDSFDVYLRGKTLNFSVNSIARLRKLPRLKPDEPGFDYDQLVAKLDMNLVRSTLVGPYKRLQELFSVTRLTDFYKILNCIVVDNIDTLGFSSSSFITPDRARLLYAIGTNLPIDLPTYIFRVICRSASFTLGDLPFGSLITRFAMDSQVRIDPTDRLRCSSVPALKLDCIPYIKRRVPSSPAFNPAGARAPAPVPPVNNMMLHGKTSVPSSPLVNAAPAASEPTPQLNQPPIVRHDRTQLTVAELRGDSSAVYAHPKSPSPTNLQQSTASTCDSHPKKKAKRDSMADAIGEMAKSVKEFLASQVKPRVRLEGKEVLDVVLKVPKLSRLQVMKAVRILLNGNPEEFSLVKSLNDSARREWILFIISQSEV; encoded by the exons ATGACGATGGGTAGAGAGGCCGATGAGGATGTTGGTGGTGTTGGTGATAGGTTCAAGGACGCCGAGGCACTCAATCGCTACAAGAAAAACTTCCGACTGTGTTTTCTGAGGACCGATCGGCAAGAGTACCTATTGAGCGATTTCGAGGATTTTGGGATTCCCTCCGTCTTCGAATCACGCGGTTGGCTTTCCGTTGTAGGACCTGCAGAGCCTGCTAATGTCCAGATTATTCAAGAATTCTACTCCAACATCCCTCCTCTCCCTGCTGATCGGCCATTCCCCGACTCTTTTGATGTCTACCTACGCGGTAAGACCCTCAATTTCTCCGTAAATAGCATTGCCCGGTTGCGTAAACTTCCTCGGCTCAAGCCGGATGAACCCGGTTTCGATTATGATCAGCTTGTTGCTAAGCTTGACATGAATTTAGTCAGGTCTACCTTAGTTGGCCCCTACAAGAGATTGCAAGAACTTTTCTCCGTAACCCGTCTCACTGACTTCTACAAAATACTTAACTGCATTGTGGTTGATAATATTGATACTCTGGgtttctcttcctcttctttcatTACTCCTGATAGAGCGCGCCTCCTTTATGCTATTGGGACCAATCTGCCAATTGATCTGCCCACCTACATTTTCCGTGTAATCTGCCGATCTGCAAGTTTTACCCTTGGCGACTTGCCTTTCGGGTCCTTAATAACTCGGTTCGCCATGGATTCTCAGGTGCGAATTGATCCTACGGATAGGCTTCGATGTTCTTCTGTACCAGCTCTGAAGTTGGATTGTATACCTTATATTAAGAGACGTGTGCCGTCTTCTCCTGCATTTAATCCTGCAGGCGCACGCGCACCCGCACCTGTGCCTCCTGTCAACAACATGATGCTTCATGGCAAGACAAGTGTACCATCTTCTCCTCTAGTTAATGCAGCACCAGCTGCTTCTGAGCCAACTCCACAGCTTAATCAGCCTCCAATCGTGAGGCACGACAGGACCCAACTTACGGTCGCAGAGCTCCGGGGTGATTCGTCTGCCGTTTACGCACACCCCAAATCCCCATCTCCAACTAATCTGCAGCAATCTACAG CTTCAACTTGCGACTCCCATCCAAAAAAGAAAGCGAAAAGAGATTCCATGGCGGATGCAATTGGTGAGATGGCAAAGTCAGTGAAGGAGTTTTTGGCAAGTCAAGTGAAACCGCGAGTGAGACTCGAAGGAAAGGAGGTACTTGACGTGGTTTTGAAGGTACCAAAACTTAGTAGACTGCAAGTTATGAAGGCTGTGCGCATATTACTGAATGGTAATCCAGAAGAATTCTCCCTAGTGAAATCTCTTAATGATTCCGCGAGGAGGGAGTGGATACTGTTTATTATTAGTCAATCTGAAGTATGA
- the LOC126629743 gene encoding diphosphomevalonate decarboxylase 2-like, with translation MADESQKWVLMVTAQTPTNIAVIKYWGKRDEKLILPVNDSISVTLDPAHLCTTTTVSVSPTFDQDRMWLNGEEISISGGRFQSCLREIRSRATDVDDKEKGIKITKKDWEKLHVHISSYNNFPTAAGLASSAAGFACLVFALGKLMNVKEDHSQLSAIARQGSGSACRSLYGGFVKWIMGKDDKGTDSLAVQLADEKHWDELVIVIAVVSSRQKETSSTTGMRDTVETSLLLQHRAKEVVPKRILKMEEAIKNRDFASFAQLTCTDSNQFHAVCLDTCPPIFYMNDTSHRIISLVEKWNRAEGTPQVAYTFDAGPNAVLIARNRETAALLIQKLLFCFPPNSDADLNSFVLGDKSILKDAGVESPEDIETLPPPPEIKDPSQKFRGDVSYFICTRPGRGPVVLSDESHLLNPETGLPK, from the exons ATGGCGGATGAGTCGCAGAAATGGGTGCTGATGGTGACGGCTCAGACGCCCACCAACATCGCCGTGATCAAGTACTGGGGAAAGAGGGACGAGAAGCTCATCCTGCCGGTCAATGACAGCATCAGCGTGACGCTTGATCCGGCCCACCTCTGCACCACCACCACTGTCTCCGTCAGTCCCACCTTTGACCAAGATCGGATGTGGCTCAATGGCGAG GAGATATCCATTTCTGGAGGCAGATTCCAAAGCTGTTTAAGAGAAATTCGCAGTCGAGCTACCGATGTTGATGATAAGGAAAAGGGAATCAAGATTACTAAGAAGGATTGGGAAAAATTGCATGTACATATCTCTTCATATAACAATTTTCCTACTGCTGCTGGATTGGCTTCCTCAGCTGCTGGTTTTGCTTGTCTAG TTTTTGCCCTCGGAAAGTTAATGAATGTGAAAGAAGATCACAGCCAGCTTTCTGCTATTGCAAG GCAAGGTTCTGGTAGTGCTTGCCGCAGCTTATATGGGGGATTTGTCAAGTGGATCATGGGAAAA GATGATAAGGGAACCGACAGTCTTGCAGTCCAACTTGCAGATGAGAAGCACTGGGATGAACTTGTTATTGTTATCGCTGTG gTAAGTTCACGGCAGAAGGAAACAAGTAGCACTACAGGAATGCGTGATACTGTTGAAACAAGTTTGCTCTTACAACATAGAGCAAAG GAAGTAGTACCAAAACGCATATTGAAAATGGAAGAAGCCATAAAAAATCGTGATTTTGCTTCTTTTGCACAACTGACCTGTACTGACAGTAACCAGTTTCACGCTGTCTGCCTGGACACATGTCCACCCATCTTCTACATGAATGATACATCCCACAG GATAATAAGCCTTGTTGAAAAGTGGAACCGCGCAGAAGGAACACCTCAG GTGGCTTATACATTTGATGCGGGGCCGAATGCAGTTCTAATTGCACGTAACAGAGAAACGGCTGCCCTTTTAATTCAGAAGTTGCTATTCTGCTTTCCACCAAATTCTGATGCAGATTTGAACAG TTTCGTTCTCGGTGATAAGTCAATTCTAAAAGATGCCGGTGTTGAGAGCCCGGAGGATATTGAAACTTTACCCCCACCTCCAGAAATCAAGGATCCGTCCCAGAAATTCAGAGGAGATGTCAGTTACTTTATTTGCACAAGACCTGGGAGAGGTCCAGTTGTGCTGTCAGATGAAAGTCATCTTCTCAACCCTGAAACTGGATTGCCAAAGTAA
- the LOC126629744 gene encoding uncharacterized protein LOC126629744, whose product MMFNRIAFILLVGLLALAHQAARPPPPNICGSPGGPPVTAPRIRLRDGRFLAYKEHGVPKQVAKYNIIFVHPFGTSRHDPVIATSVSLEVIEDLGVYIVSFDRPGYGESDPDPKRTAKSLALDIEELGDQLELGSKFYVIGYSMGGQVIWKCLQYIPHRLAGAALIAPVINYWWPGLPANLSSYAYKKQPPQDQWALRVAHYIPWLTYWWNTQKFFPSSSVVSGKPEKVFSHQDWEIIRNGKVSGSEKHKAHVTQQGEAESIFRDMIVGFGSWEFGPMDLKNPFASNERSVHLWQGDEDKLVLVELQRYIAEKLPWIHYHEVPGGGHLLPAADGMSEVILKALLIREK is encoded by the exons ATGATGTTTAACAGGATCGCATTCATCTTGTTGGTTGGATTGCTGGCGTTGGCACATCAGGCCGCCCGACCACCCCCTCCGAACATCTGTGGTTCGCCTGGCGGTCCACCTGTCACAGCGCCTAGAATAAGGCTAAGGGATGGAAGATTTTTGGCCTACAAGGAACATGGTGTTCCAAAACAAGTGGCCAAGTATAACATTATCTTTGTTCATCCATTCGGTACTTCCCGACATGATCCAGTCATTGCAACATCTGTCTCTCTG gaAGTTATTGAAGATTTAGGTGTGTACATTGTGTCTTTCGACAGACCAGGGTACGGTGAAAGTGATCCGGATCCTAAGCGAACAGCGAAGAGCTTGGCGTTAGATATAGAGGAGCTTGGTGATCAGCTGGAACTCGGAtccaaattttatgtaattggATACTCAATGGGAGGACAGGTCATTTGGAAGTGTCTCCAGTACATCCCTCATAG GCTAGCAGGAGCAGCGCTGATCGCTCCCGTGATCAATTACTGGTGGCCAGGACTTCCTGCCAACTTGTCATCCTATGCCTATAAGAAGCAACCTCCACAGGATCAATGGGCGCTTCGAGTTGCTCACTATATACCTTGGTTAACCTACTGGTGGAACACTCAGAAATTCTTTCCTTCATCCAGCGTTGTATCCGGTAAACCAGAGAAGGTGTTTTCCCACCAAGATTGGGAAATCATTAGGAATGGAAAGGTTTCTGGAAGCGAAAAGCACAAG GCACATGTCACGCAGCAAGGAGAAGCTGAGTCCATCTTTCGCGACATGATTGTTGGATTTGGGAGCTGGGAATTTGGTCCTATGGATCTGAAGAACCCTTTTGCCAGCAATGAACGCTCGGTCCATCTATGGCAGGGTGACGAAGATAAGCTTGTCCTAGTTGAGCTGCAACGCTATATTGCCGAAAAGCTTCCATGGATTCACTACCATGAGGTACCAGGTGGTGGACATTTGTTGCCAGCTGCAGATGGTATGAGTGAGGTCATCTTAAAGGCACTTCTAATTAGAGAGAAGTAG
- the LOC126629747 gene encoding uncharacterized protein LOC126629747 translates to MNFLHGFSIFFVCQYENKQSTDTGSFSTTQKLKAAAHSACFCHFLLHKHIIIRGRSVGRLPANLSSYAYKKQARHDQWALRAAHYIPWLTYLWNTQNFFPKHSVLSGKVENMFSRQDWETIRNAKVCGREKHEEHVTQRGEAESIFRDIIIGFGSWEFDPTDLKNPFVNNEGSVHLWQGDEDKLVPVELQRYIAEKLPWIHYHELPGGGHLLPAVDGMSEVILKALLIKE, encoded by the exons ATGAATTTTCTTCATGGCTTCTCTATCTTCTTCGTTTGTCAATACGAAAACAAGCAGTCCACCGACACCGGCAGCTTCAGCACCACACAAAAGCTAAAAGCAGCTGCTCACTCAGCCTGTTTCTGCCATTTTCTTCTGCATAAACATATAATTATCAGAGGGAGGAGCGTTGGTC GACTTCCTGCCAACCTGTCATCTTATGCCTATAAGAAGCAAGCTCGACATGATCAATGGGCGCTTCGAGCTGCTCACTATATACCTTGGTTAACCTACTTGTGGAACACTCAGAATTTCTTTCCTAAACACAGCGTTTTATCCGGGAAAGTAGAGAATATGTTTTCCCGCCAAGATTGGGAAACCATTAGGAATGCAAAGGTTTGTGGAAGAGAAAAGCACGAG GAACATGTCACGCAGCGAGGAGAAGCTGAGTCCATCTTTCGCGACATCATAATTGGATTTGGGAGCTGGGAATTTGATCCTACGGATCTGAAGAACCCTTTTGTCAACAACGAAGGCTCGGTCCATCTATGGCAGGGTGACGAAGATAAgcttgtcccagttgagctgcAACGCTATATTGCCGAAAAGCTTCCATGGATTCACTACCATGAGTTACCAGGTGGTGGACATTTGTTGCCAGCTGTAGATGGTATGAGTGAAGTCATCTTAAAGGCACTTCTAATTAAAGAGTAG